GATGTGCCAGGTGATCAGCCGAGCCCCCAGGGCAGAGGCCATTTCCTCCGCCAGCATGGTTTTACCCGTGCCGGGCTCGCCCTTGATCAGCAGCGGTCGCTGCAAAGTGATCGCCGCATTGACGGCCATTTGCAGGTCTTCGGTGGCAACGTACTTTTCGGTACCGGTGAACTTCATGGTGTCTGTCCTTTGTTAAGCTGTAAGTCGGATGAACAGAATAGCTTGAGCAACTTGAACGCTCGGTAACTTCGAGTCGCCAGCACCTTGACACCAGATGCCGGCCACGGCAGCCAGAGCAGCCCGCAACTGCTATTTCTGGCGCCGCCTTTCCGATTCCCCTCTCGATGCGTCCTCGTCCGGCTCTTCGTCCAGATCGGGCAGATCATCGATATCGGAAAGATCAAAGTCCTCAAGCATGTGCTCGTCGTCTTCGACGTTCTCTGTGGCCGGTGACTCCGGCTCTTCGAGGATATCTTCGTTTTCGATGTCCAGGTCGTCCTGGTCCCGGCGCGCCTCCGCCAGGAAACGTTCGATCTCGTCGGCCTTCTCGTCGGCACCCGTCAGATCTTCCTCGCCGGGCACTTCGGTGGAGGCTATGGGAGGTTCGACCTCATCGGGCCATTCTTCCGTACCGCTTGCTTCGTCGACGACATTCACTTCCGTCTCTTCCAGTACGGGAACATCGGCGCTGTCTGCCGCCTTGGGTCCTGGCTCTTCACTCGCGATCGGGGGTTGCTCTGACTCTGTAGACGGTTCTTCGTCATCAGCGGAGGGCTTTTCAATATCTGCTGAGGGCGCTTCAAAGTCCGCTGAGGGCTCATCCAGGTCCGTCGCAGGCACCGCTACCGGAGGCTCGGGCTCTTGCTCGTCCGCTTCAGGTAGGTCCATTTCCGCCAGGGGCTCTTCCGCCTCCGCTTCAGGCTTGTCTTCCTCCTCGGGCTCCACCACCGGCGGAACAGCCTCTGGCTCCGTCACTTCGCCTTCATCCGATGAGGCAGGCGAAGCTTCGTCAGGGGCCTCTTTCTTTTTGCGGCGTGCCGTCATGATGCCGAATGCAGCGCCACCGAGGATAACCACGCCACCAAGAGCTCCCCACACCCATAGCGGGATCTGCTCCCAGAAGGACGCTTCTTCCTCGGCAGGAGCCTCCTCTGCTGGCGTTTCCACCTGGGAGACATCTATAGGCGACACAATATCTTCCTCTGGCTGCGCTTGAGGCTCCTCCACCGGCCCGGAAGACTGCTCCTCGACAGGTTCAGATTGAACCGCAGGCTGTTCAGGCTCGGTAACGGGTGTCCCCTCCTCAGCTTGGGGCTGCTCTGCCGTCTCCGGGCCCAAGAGCGGTGCCTGGCCGTCCGGCTCAGAGGGCGCTTCAACATCCTCGGCTACCTTAGCGGTGGTAACCGTCGGCGCGCTAAGTGAGGTGTAGGCAGCGCCATCCGCATCGCCGCGGGGGAACTCGGCTACGAACGGCGATGGAGCGTAGTTGAATGCCAACCCGCCATTGGTCTGACCACGGAACCTGAGCCTTACCGGATACTCGCCATCACCCTTGGACGCCGCGATCGTAGTACGCCAGAGACCGGCTTCCTGATCGAAGGCAAGGGTTTCAAAACCAGGGTCGCCAGACTGGTCAGGCGCCCCCACCTGGATTTCGACCTCGGATTGCTGGATATCCAGTTCCGGATGTTCGGGACGCACTTCAACCACGTAACGCGCATCGCTCCCCTGGCCTTCCGCCCTGACCTCCACATTCACCGGCGGGCGGAGGGTGACCCGGGATGCGTATTGGCGAGCGAAGGTCTTGCCGTCCGCGCTCAAGGTCAAGTCATAGGTGCCCGGTTCACTGAGTTTCTCGATGGTATCGGTGTAGACCCCATCGTCCGGCGGCGTCTCACCAGAGAGGGATTTGGTGCCCGAGCGGCCATCCTCCGTCTTCAGTGTCAGCGACACATCTAGCACACCGAGGAAGTCAGTATTGGTAATCGGCTTATCCTTCTCATAGAAGGCCGCTTCGATGGAGACCGGCTGCCCGGTATAGAAGAAGTTCGGAATCGGCGACACAGCCATGCGCAGGTCACTGACCACAGTCACCCGCGATTGCTCACCCAGTTGCCCGTCGATCTGCCAGTCACCGGCCTGGGGTTCGGTAACGGTGATCAGGTCATATTCGCCTTCGGCGTACCAGCGCACGTTGTCAGGCGTACGCGTAACCTCGATTCGCTGGCCATCAGGAGAGATCAGGGCCAGCGGCGTCTCTTCAACCTCGCGGAAGATCAGCGCCGTGAATTCCTTGACATCGTCACTCACGGTGAAGCCATTGTCCCGGATAGGAACTTCCGGTTGCGGCGCCGCAGTATTGAGGGTTTCAGCGAACACGCGATTGAGTGATTCGGCATCCGGCGCTACGGCGAAGGTGCCGCCGGTTTCAACGGCTAACCGCTCCAGAAGGGCCAGGTCGGCATTATCAGATAAGGCGATGGTGTGGATCGTCGCGCCGCGAGAGCGAATCCTCTCGACCACGTCGTCGAGGATGCGGTTGCGCTCGCGGGCATTGACGGTGGCCTGGGGAGAAACATCCACCACGCCGTCGGTAAGCAGGATGAAATGCGTATTGTCGAACTGGCGGTCGCCGTAGAAGTCGTCGCTGGCGACTTCCAGCGCTTCACCGATATTCGTGCGCAGTGCAACGGAGTTGATCTCGTCCGAGCGCTCAACCGCCCTGTCACGCCAATCCGGTGAAACCTCTCCCGAGGGCACCAGCATGTTCACGTACTGGCCAAAGGTCCACACGCCGCTGCGCGCGTCTTCCGGCAGCATCCGCGCCAGCAGTCTGACGGCCGGCTGACGCAAGTTCTGGGGGTCGCTGTCCCGCATGCTCCCCGAGATGTCGACGACAATACGCACATCCTTCGCAGGCGGAAGCGGAGGCACCTCCTCAGCGGAGGACGCGCCCGCGAAGATCACCAGAAGCAGGAGAAATAAGACGAGATACTGAGGCCGAAGAACTGTTCTCATGTTGTTGGTTTCTATCGGATCAGTGAATGAATGTCAGGCTGCCTTGCGGCGACTCCGGATACGTACCCGAACCAGGTCCAGTATCCACACGATAAACAGGCAGGCGCCAGCCAATGCCATGTTGGAAAACGCCCGGGTGGATTCTTCCACGTGCCCCAGGATGCCTTCATAGCCGCCATGGAGCCAGGCTGGAATCCACCAGTTCACCGCTTCGGATGATTCTACGGGCGTCAGGAAGAACACGATCAGCGCTGCCTGTATCAGGGTGCGAACGCCATAGATGGGAATGATTCGGAGAAGACGGGAGAAAAGATAGAAAAACAGAACGAATGCGACTGCATATACCGTCCAGAAAATGGCGTAGGCCATTTGCGCGTCCGCATTCATACCCAGTTGTTGTTCAATCACTTAGAGTACCCAATGAATGATGTGTTCTTCCCAATCGGCCTCATCAACTTCCGCGTTGGAAACCGTCCTGTATCTCACCGAAACCTGGGCCTCGTGTACGCTGTCCGGGTCGCCCGAAACCAGCGGGTGCCAGTCAGGTAGCGGTTTATCTTCCGCCAGCAACCGATAGGCGCAGGTCCGCGGCAGCCAGTGGAAATCCTGCATACTATCAGGTCCAAAAACAACGGGCGAAAGCACAATACAATCAGGTACTTTTTGCTGGCGCGTGCTGTAAACCGTGCACTGGCAGGTATCGCCATCCATGTATTCACAGGCCAGGTCGGTGTAGTACACCTCCCCGGTGTCTTCATCTTCCAGCTTGGTGAGGCAGCACTTGCCGCAGCCGTCACAGAGCGACTCCCACTCTGCGGGCGACATTTCATGGAAACGCTTACGTTGCCAGAAAGGGATCTGCGCGATCATTCCGGGTGCGATTTCAGCTTCTGCTTGAATTCGACGATGTATTCGTCCTGCTCTTCCGGGAGCTGCAGATAGAAGTCCTTTTCCTCGATGGCTTCCAGCACGTCCTTGCCGCTTGTGCGCGCCAGTTTCCGATCCTCTGTCAGCAGGAGATCCATCGCGTGTTGGGGGGCACCAAAAATGGCGCGTAGCGCTTCAGGCAGGTCATCCCACTTCTGGCCCCGCCTGACGAAAATATAGGTATCCGCCTTCGTGCCGCTGCGGAATACGGAAACAAACTGTCTTTCTGCCATTAAATCAACTTTCTTCAGCTGTTAAACGAGCGGCCTATCGCGCCGTAACCAAACTAGCGTTGGAGGGACGCGTTGCCGTTCACGAGATTATCCACGTCGTCCAGTACCGGGTGCAGCAACTCGCCGCGCCAGCCCTCTCGGAAAAATCGACCCGAGTCGTCTGAATGCCTGCAGCGAATAAAGGCCTCTATCCGCCGGCGCGGTGCCAACAGTTCGATCGGCACCTCGCGTTCTTCCGCCACGTGCCGGAGCAGACCTTTGACCTGCTTGAACAGGCCTTGCTCCTCCCGTGTCAGTGGGGGTTCGATTCTATCAGCATTCGGCTCCGCTGACCTGCCCCGCTCCACACACTCCAGGATCTTGTCGGCGTACCGCCGAACCACCACCGGCGGCACATCAGCCACCGCACCCAAGGCCCCCTTGCTGGTGGGCATGCGCTCGGCGATGCCAATCAGCACCGGATCAGCCAGTACGCGGCCCCGGGGCCGATCACGCTGTCGGCATTCGGCTTCCCGCCAGTCGGCAAGACACTTGAGCACCGCCTGTTGGCGTGGGCTCAACTGCCAACCACCCCGGATGCGGAGATAATAGTTTTGCGGATCGGACTGACTGGCAAGTTCGGATGCAAAGCGGTCGCTTTCCTCGATCCAGGCCTGGTAGAGGTCCCGTGATTCGAGCAGTAACCGGAGGCGTTCATGCATCGGCAGCAGGTAGCGAATATCCTCAAGCGCATAGCGGCACTGGGCATCGGATAGCGGACGGGCCAGCCAGTCAGAACGAGTGGCGGATTTGTCGATCTCCACATCGAAGAGATTATCAACCATCCGCGCGTAACCCACCGAGAACCCTAACCCTGCAAGAGCGGCGGCTATCTGCAAATCCAGAACATACCGGGGTTCGAGATCCAGCCACTGCCGGAAGAGTTCGAGGTCCTCGCTCATGGCGTAGAGCAGCTTGGGGCGCTTTGGATCGCTCAAGCAGCTCCTGAAGCCTTCGGAGGCCTCGGCAACCGAGGGTTCAACCAGACGGAGATCGTCGTCGAGCCCAAGTTGGACCAGACCGGGGATCGGGAAGAAGGTGTTGACGCGCTCGAACTCGGTATCCAGCGCAAGGGGGGTGTCGCTTCGGGAAGCCAGCCAGTCATCCAGTTCGGACGCTGTTTCCAGCCAACGCACAGCCTTATCGTTGCTCATGGTTTCGTCCAGTCGATTCAGCAAGCTTTGGAATAACGCAGAGGAATGGGCGCCCCGTTAGTCTGCGAGAGGTTTGCGACCGCGGAAAGCGTGGCTCAGGGTGAAGCCATCCACATAGCCCAGTTCGCCGCCGACGGGGATACCGTGTGCCAGTCGCGTTATCAGCACATTCTGTCCCTCCAGCCGGTCAGCAATGTAATGCGCTGTAGCTTCACCCTCAACCGTGGGATTCGTCGCCAGGATCAGTTCGGTGACCCCTTCCCCCCGTACGCGCTTGAGCAGCTGCTCGATACCGATCTCCTGGGGGCCGATACCATCGATAGGCGATAAATGCCCCATCAATACGAAATAACTGCCGTCATAATAGCCGGCCTGCTCGATAGCCAACAGGTCTGAAGGGCTCTCGACGACACACAGGGTACCGGTACGACGTTTTTCATCGGCGCAAAGGTTACAGATTTCGGTATCGGCGAAGTTCTGGCACGAGTTGCATCGGCGAACGCCAGACATGGCACCCTGCAGCGCAGTGGCAAGGCGCTCGCCACCACCCCTGCCCCGTTCAAGGAGATGGAAAGCCATGCGCTGCGCAGTTTTCTGGCCAACACCGGGCAGGCAGCGCAGCGATTCCACCAGTTCATCGACGAGGGGACTAAAGGCCATCAAAGAACCTCTGAATACATGGCATCACCGGCCTCTGACTTCCTGTATGCATGACCGCTTACAGGCTGTAGCTTGCAGATCAATAGAGTGCTTACCTCGCCCCGGGTCAGAACGGCATCTTGAAGCCGGGCGGCATACCCATCTCGGACGCCATGCCGGACATGCGGTCCTTCTGGGATTCCTCCACGCGACGCACGGCGTCGTTGACAGCCGCCGCCAACAGGTCCTCGAGAACGTCCTTTTCTTCAGTCAGCAGGGACGGGTCGATCTCCACATTGCGCACATCGTGACGACCGGTCATGGTGACCTTGACCAGCCCGGCACCGGCTTCACCGGTAACCTCCGCCTTCTCGGCCTCTTCCTGCATGCGCTTGAACTCTTCCTGCATCTTCTGGGCCTGTTTCATCAGGTCGCCCATACCTTTCATCATGGCTCTCACCTCGGTATTCGTGGATCTGTCTGCGGATTTGCGGTGCCCGCCGACCGATTTCAAGCCTGCACCGATTACGGCTCTGCAACGCTGCTCGTAGGTCTCGCTAAACAGGCTCGATACTGCCTTCGACAATCGTGCCCTCAAAGCGGTTCACGATATTCTGAACAATCGGATCATCCGCAATCGCCGATTCGGCAGCTTGCTGCCGGGCAATACGTGCACGCTCGGCAAACGCGGCCGGCGTTTCCGGGCCAGGCTCGCCTTCTTCAACCTGAAGCGACAGCTCCTCGCCAAAGTAAGTAGAGCATGCCTCCGCGATACGGCCTTTGTGGCGGTCAGTCAGCAAACGGGCATGACCGGAGTCCAGGGTTAGCACGATGCTCTGGCCATCTTTACGGAAGGCCGCTTGACTGGCCAGGTTGCCAGCCATACCCGACAGTTTCAGCGCCCGGAAATCCCGTTGCCACTCGAAATCCGCAGGGCTTACCGTATCACCTTCCCCGGTACCTTTCTCTGTGGCTGGCTGCGGTTCAGCCTGCGCAACCGGTGACGACTGGGGTTGTTCGGGTTGCTTGGCAGCCGACTCTGCTGCCGCTTCCGGTTGCGTACCTACCGTGTTTTCATTGATCGGGCGTGCGTCATCGGCGCCGGGTATAGCGTCTGGAGACGGCTGCGAGTCCTCGATCGACGGCGCTTCGTTGACCGGCACCGGATCCGCATCGCCCTGGCCTATGTCGTAATCATCGTCCCCATCGGCGGTGAGAGACGGATCGTCATAGGCACTCAGCGGGATATCATCCGGCTGGGAGGATGTTTCTGGGGTCTCGTCGACTGTCGTCGCATTCGAAGCCGACTGCGGTGCCACCGGCTGGGGCTGAGGGGCTGGCTCCGTTGGTGCTTCGGATTGCGGCGCCGGTGTTACAGGCTCAGATACGGGAGCGGTCGGAGCCGCGGCGGCAGGCGGTTCCTGCGAAGCGGACTGCACCTCGTTCGACTCCCCGGCATTCTCTGGCTGGGGCGCGGTCGCGTTAACCTGAGTCGCAGGCGCAGGTTCGGGGTCATCCTGACGGGGCTCAATGCCGCCCTGCCCCTGGGCTCCGCCATTAGCGGCTGCCGGTGGATCACGACGATCCGACCCGGGGCGGAAGGTAAGCATCCGCAGCAATGCCATTTCAAAGCCCATGCGCGCATCCGGGGTAATCGCCAGATCCTTACGGCCAATCAGTGCCGCCTGGTAGAACAGCTGGGCATCTTCCGCACTGAGCTGTTTCGCGACGGCCTTGACCTGGTCCGCGTCGCCCATGGCGTTGTCGGCACTGCCTGGCACCACCTGCTCCAGCGTTACCCGGTGGAACAGTGAGAGCAAGTCGCTGAGGATTACACTGTAGTCCGGCGCAAACTCGGCAATCCGGTTCACTTCGGACAACATGCCCGGGCCATCCCCCTTGACCAGGGCCTCGACGATTCGCTGGATGTCTCGCTGGTCGATGGTGCCGAGCATCGCGCTGACATCACTCGCTGCCAGCTTCTGGTTGCCGAAGGCGATGGCCTGGTCGGTCAGGCTCAGGGCGTCCCGCATACTGCCATCGGCCGCGCGGGCAAGCAGCCAGAGCGCCGGCTCTTCGTAAGGGATGGTCTCTTCGGTCAGCACATGGTTGAGGTGCCCGACGATATGCTCGGGTGTCATGCGCTTGAGATTGAACTGCAGGCACCGGGACAGGATGGTCACCGGCAGCTTCTGCGGATCGGTGGTCGCGAACAGGAACTTGACGTGATCGGGGGGCTCTTCCAGCGTCTTCAACAGGGCGTTGAAACTTGAGTTGGAGAGCATGTGCACTTCGTCGATCAGGTAGATCTTGAAGCGCCCGCGGGTCGGCGCGTACTGCACATTATCCAGCAGCTCGCGCATATCCTCGACCTTGGTCCGCGATGCCGCATCGATTTCGATCAGGTCGACGAAACGGCCACCCAGCACTTCCTGGCAGGTATCGCACTCACCGCAGGGGTTGGACGTAATACCCGTCTCGCAGTTGAGGCAGCGTGCCAGCAACCGGCCGATCGTGGTCTTCCCGACCCCGCGGGTGCCGGTAAACAGGTAGGCGTGGTGCAGGCGTTGATGGTCCAGCGCGTGAACAAGCGCCTTGAGCACATGCTCCTGACCGACCATGTCCTGAAATGTTTTTGGCCGCCACTTACGGGCCAGAACCTGATAGCTCATCGAATGCGTCACGGTACCGTTTCAATTGGCGCTAACGATAGCATGGACCGGCGTCGATAAGAAGGAAACGCGAGCGCGCCCAACCATCTCGCCGCCACAGCGAAAGAGCGTCAACAGCTTGAAAAAATGGATGTTATCGAAAAGTGGAACTTGCCGGCCTGGACCGGACGGAAAGGGAATAACGAACAGGGGATAAAACTGGGGGTGACTCCACCAGCGACACTCCGGCACACAAGTCCACCGCTTCGGCTGCTCCCTTCCGGGCCTGACCGGGTTCACGGTTTATCGTTGCGGAGGCACCGGCGGAGCCACCATAACGTTCCGGGATTGCCCCGGATGCGGCGCGCATCTTAGCAGGCCGCTCCCGGTGCATCAACGGATTTTTTGGCCCTTTAGATCAGATCGCCAAGCCCTGGATCGGATCGCGGCGGAACCAGCAGGCGATGCTGTAGCGGGTGCGCTGCGCCGCGAGGACTTCGTGGGGCATGTCCTCGCTGACAAAAATAGCCACTCGGCCGGCTTCCGGCAGCACGCTGCCACAAACCTCGTTCGGGTTCTCCCGGTTGAACACCTGTAGCAGGCCGCCATCCGTCAAAACCCAGTCTTCGTTCAGGTAGAGTACCAGGCTGATAATCCGGGACGACCGGCCATGGAAGCTGTCCAGATGACGACGATAGAAATCGCCGGGCTCGTAAGTGGCGTAATGGGCCTCGAAGCGCCTGAGTCCCAGGAAGAGTCGCTGATTCAGCCCGGCCTGGATCTGCTCGAAAAGATCGAAGAGCGCTCGCTGGGCTTCGGTTTGACCATTTAGCCAGGCGATCTGGTCACGTCGAACCGAGCGATCCTGGACATGATCCTTCCCTCGTCCGATACCGGCACTATCCATGGCTTCACAACGGTGGAGAGTCTTCACTTCCTGGCGCAGCTGTCCGACCAGGTGTGTCGGTACGAGCGAGGCGATGGATTGTGTAGTCCAACCAAACTCCGCCAGCTCATCCGACACGGTGTCGAGCCATTGTTCCAATTCCGTCGCCCTGTCGGCATCGGGCCATTGGAGGGCGGCACCGTGATCAAAGGTCGTGTCGATAGGTGTAGCGGGCATGGCGGTTCCTCGTACGCGAATGGCGCGAGTTTACGACGAAACCGCCCTGCCCGCTGCATTTTTAACCAGACGGGAGGTAAGGAATGATCCTTACCCTGTCGGCCATATCGGGTGCCAGGCTATATCAGGGCCGCTCGACTTCCCTGAGCTTGCCGTCTGCACATTCGGCCAGCGACTGGATAGCTTCCTTATTGAAGGCGTCTACCCGGATCACATCGTAGAGTGCGGCCATGGCTTCAATCAGGACCTCCCGTTCATTCTCGCGAACCACATCCTTCGAAATCGCCCAATCGACCAACTCTTCACGCTGGTGCGCCATGAGCATATCGATACCCTCGAGCTCATCCGGGTCGGTCTTGCGAATAGCCTCGTGCAGACGATCGCGGACCTCGCGGGTTTCGTTCGCCAGACGATAGGCGTTCAGCACACGGCCGACGGGATCGTCCGTATTCTCGGTAACATACACGCCCCGCACGATCCGCTCACGCAATGGCGTATCTTTGACGATGGACTTGGCAACCTGACTGCCCAGGCGATCATTGGGTGGCGAGAGATGAGCCCCAATGGGGAACACCAACACTTTCAGCAAGGCCCGCAGACCAACAACGGGGAAGTTCTCGATAGCCTGCTTCATGCTCTGCTGGAAGTCGAAGGTACACTGCCTCAGCCCCCACTCGACCACATGGCGGTGTTCTTCCGGGTAACCATCCTCATGCCATTGCTTGATAATGGCTGACGCGTAGTAGAGCGCTACCAGGCAGTCGGCCATGCGGCCTGACAGACGCTGTTTCGCCTTCAGCCCTCCGCCAACGGTCAGCAAGCAAATGTCGGTGACGACGGCGTAGGCAGACGAGAATCGCGCCAACTGCCGGTAATAGCGCTGGATGTTTCCTCGAGACGGCACGGGCTCGAGCCAGCCGTTACTCAGGCCGAGCACCAGCGAGCGCATACCGTTACGCGTGGTGTGCGCCATATGTTTGAAGAAGACCCCATCGAACGCCTTGACGCCCTCGTTCTGGTCTTCCATGCCCGCCGCTTCGATTTCACGAACGATAAACGGATGACAGCGGATGGCACCCTGGCCGAAGACCATCAGGCTACGGGTCAGGATGTTGGCCCCTTCCACGGTGATGCCGATGGGCACGGCCTCGTACGCCCGCGCCAGGAAGTTACGGGGACCGGTGATCACACCACGCCCGGCAACGACATCCATCGCGCGGTTAATGACCTCGCGCATGAGGTCGGTGTTGCGATACTTCAGCACCGCCGACGGTACGGACGGCCGCACGCCCCTATCGAGCATGCCAGCCGTAAACATGCGTGCAGCGTCCATCATGTAGGTGTAGCCAGCGATGGGTTCGAGAGCCTCCTGTACGCCTTCGAAGTTACTGATGGAGCGACCGAACTGTTCGCGCACGCTGGCATAGGCGCCGGTGCTCAGGCAGGCCAACTTGCCAGCGCCCGTGCCGAGTGCCGGCAATGAGATGGAACGGCCGATGGACAGGCACTCCAGCAGCATCGTCCAGCCCTTGCCGATCATTTCTTGGCCGCCAATGATCTGGCTCATGGGGATGAACACGTCCTGTCCCCAGGTGGGCCCGTTCATGAACACCGTATTCATCGGCAGGTGGCGGGCGCCGTGATTGACGCCTTCCAGATCATGCGGGACGAGCACACAGGTCACGCCGAGGCTTTCCTCGTCGCCCAGCAGGCCCTCGGGATCATAGACCTTGATGGCCAGACCGATGACCGTCGCCACAGGCGCCAAAGTGATGTAACGCTTATTCCAGGTGACTTTCAGCCCCAGGACTTCTTCGCCGTTCCACTGACCCCGGCAAACGACACCCTTATCCGGAATAGCCCCGGCATCGGAGCCAGCAACAGGCGACGTCAGCGCAAAGCACGGCACGTCTTCGCCCCTGGCCAGGCGCGGAAGATAGTATTCCTTCTGCTCATCGGTACCGTAATGAACGAGCAGCTCACCGGGCCCCAAAGAGTTCGGCACCATCACGGTGACCGCTGCGGACACACTGCGGGTCGATACTTTCATGACGATTTCGGAGTGCGCAGTGGCACTGAATCCCTTACCGCCATACTCCTTGGGAATCACCAGGCCAAAGAAGCCTTCCTGCTTGACGTAATCCCATACATCGACCGGGAGGTCATAGAGTTCGTGGGTGATGCGCCAGTCGTCGAGCATCGAGCAGAGCTTCTCGACCGGGCCGTCGATGTACGCGGTTTCGTCAGGCGTTAGCCGGGCAGGTTTGGCCTCATGCAATTTCGACCAGTCCGGTCGGCCGGAAAACAACTCCCCATCCCAATCGACACTACCGGACTTGAGCGCTTCTTCTTCAGTGTCCGACAGCTTCGGCAGCAGTCCCCGAACCCAGTTGAGCAATGGACGACTCAGGGCTTCCTTGCGGATCTTGCCGGGAATAACCAGCACCAGCGCAAAGATGAGTAGCAATCCGCCGATGATGACGCTGGCAAAGTGCCAACCATCCTGGTACATCCCGAACAACGTCGCCGCAGTCATGATGCCGGCGGCGATCAGTCCGCCTATTCCGAAGTACAGCAATATCAATGCACTGATCAGCAGAAAAAGAACACTCATGAAGGCTTCTCCTTTTACCGACATGGTTTTTGGGAAAACGTGGGCCGACTCCCTTCCTGGACGTGGCAAGCTCCAGGTACGAGCCGGCAAATAGCTGCAGAAAACAGTAAGCTGGACTGGCCATCCGGCTGACAGCCACACTATGATCACAAAATC
The window above is part of the Marinobacter nanhaiticus D15-8W genome. Proteins encoded here:
- a CDS encoding acyl-CoA dehydrogenase yields the protein MSVLFLLISALILLYFGIGGLIAAGIMTAATLFGMYQDGWHFASVIIGGLLLIFALVLVIPGKIRKEALSRPLLNWVRGLLPKLSDTEEEALKSGSVDWDGELFSGRPDWSKLHEAKPARLTPDETAYIDGPVEKLCSMLDDWRITHELYDLPVDVWDYVKQEGFFGLVIPKEYGGKGFSATAHSEIVMKVSTRSVSAAVTVMVPNSLGPGELLVHYGTDEQKEYYLPRLARGEDVPCFALTSPVAGSDAGAIPDKGVVCRGQWNGEEVLGLKVTWNKRYITLAPVATVIGLAIKVYDPEGLLGDEESLGVTCVLVPHDLEGVNHGARHLPMNTVFMNGPTWGQDVFIPMSQIIGGQEMIGKGWTMLLECLSIGRSISLPALGTGAGKLACLSTGAYASVREQFGRSISNFEGVQEALEPIAGYTYMMDAARMFTAGMLDRGVRPSVPSAVLKYRNTDLMREVINRAMDVVAGRGVITGPRNFLARAYEAVPIGITVEGANILTRSLMVFGQGAIRCHPFIVREIEAAGMEDQNEGVKAFDGVFFKHMAHTTRNGMRSLVLGLSNGWLEPVPSRGNIQRYYRQLARFSSAYAVVTDICLLTVGGGLKAKQRLSGRMADCLVALYYASAIIKQWHEDGYPEEHRHVVEWGLRQCTFDFQQSMKQAIENFPVVGLRALLKVLVFPIGAHLSPPNDRLGSQVAKSIVKDTPLRERIVRGVYVTENTDDPVGRVLNAYRLANETREVRDRLHEAIRKTDPDELEGIDMLMAHQREELVDWAISKDVVRENEREVLIEAMAALYDVIRVDAFNKEAIQSLAECADGKLREVERP